One part of the Strix aluco isolate bStrAlu1 chromosome 27, bStrAlu1.hap1, whole genome shotgun sequence genome encodes these proteins:
- the LOC141915839 gene encoding twist-related protein 2-like, with translation MKEENMCPDSPEGSLVTSEEEGERLHKKCLRKRGQGGKPAEDSGAPSPQGKRSKRSPVPQSFEDVHTQRVIANVRERQRTQSLNDAFAELRKIIPTLPSDKLSKIQTLKLAARYIDFLYQVLQSDELDHKITSCNYLAHERLSYAFSVWRMEGAWSMSASH, from the coding sequence atgaaagaggaaaacatgtGTCCGGACTCCCCCGAAGGCAGCCTGGTCACCAGCGAGGAGGAAGGCGAGCGGCTGCACAAGAAATGTCTCCGCAAGCGTGGCCAGGGGGGCAAGCCGGCGGAGGACAGCGGTGCCCCCTCGCCGCAGGGCAAGCGGAGCAAGCGCAGCCCCGTCCCGCAGTCCTTCGAGGACGTGCATACGCAGCGTGTGATCGCCAACGTGCGGGAACGCCAGCGGACCCAGTCGCTCAACGACGCCTTCGCGGAGCTGCGGAAGATCATCCCGACGCTGCCCTCCGACAAGCTGAGCAAGATCCAAACCCTCAAGCTGGCCGCCCGCTACATAGACTTCTTGTACCAGGTCCTGCAGAGCGATGAGCTGGACCACAAGATCACCAGCTGCAACTACCTGGCCCACGAGAGGCTCAGCTATGCCTTCTCCGTCTGGAGGATGGAAGGGGCTTGGTCCATGTCCGCATCCCACTGA